The following are encoded in a window of Flavobacterium psychrotrophum genomic DNA:
- a CDS encoding MauE/DoxX family redox-associated membrane protein has translation MRQLYLSERIATIISCLFILLFTYAGVSKLIDFQNFRIQLGQSPLLSSFATELSILVPLTELLIIITLSVKYLRLAGLFASYTLMVLFTAYIFILLHYSPYIPCSCGGILEKMTWNQHLIFNLFFIFLAGAGIFIMPSGNAHFKSSGHAS, from the coding sequence ATGAGACAATTATATCTATCCGAGCGGATTGCAACAATCATCAGTTGCTTATTCATCTTATTGTTTACTTATGCCGGAGTAAGCAAACTTATAGACTTTCAAAATTTCAGGATACAGCTTGGACAATCTCCTTTACTCAGTTCTTTTGCTACTGAACTATCGATCCTCGTGCCTTTAACTGAACTTTTAATAATAATTACACTTTCAGTAAAATACCTCCGGCTAGCTGGTCTTTTTGCGTCCTATACGTTGATGGTACTGTTTACCGCGTATATCTTCATCCTGCTGCACTACAGCCCGTACATACCCTGCTCGTGCGGCGGCATCTTAGAGAAAATGACATGGAACCAGCATCTTATTTTTAATCTTTTTTTTATTTTTCTTGCTGGGGCCGGTATCTTTATCATGCCGTCAGGGAATGCTCACTTTAAAAGTTCCGGACATGCCTCTTAA
- a CDS encoding XRE family transcriptional regulator: protein MSLFSDNIRHLRMKKEVSQEIVAERLSISRDILAKYEQGKSQAPYENLIKLSRYYHVSIDLLLTVDIRKIDMDGLIQLDDNRIVLPITVDHKGENVIEIIPHKARAGYLNGYSDPEFIEGLQHVSLPFLGSGKFRAFPVEGDSMPPHKDGSFIIGRYIEQLGHVTDGRTYILLTKDQGIVYKRLNKNGKNTLVLQSDNTFYAPYTVKASDVLEIWEYACSIATKEFEPDDSPEMIRDVLQGMRKEMAALRTINKQ from the coding sequence ATGTCTTTATTCTCTGACAATATCAGGCATCTCCGGATGAAAAAAGAAGTCTCGCAGGAAATCGTTGCCGAGCGCCTCTCTATTTCACGCGATATCCTTGCTAAATACGAGCAGGGAAAGTCGCAGGCCCCGTATGAAAACCTCATCAAACTGTCACGGTATTACCACGTCAGCATTGACCTGTTGCTGACCGTGGACATCCGTAAAATCGATATGGACGGGCTTATACAACTGGATGATAACCGTATCGTGCTTCCCATTACAGTAGACCATAAAGGGGAGAATGTTATTGAGATCATTCCCCATAAAGCCAGGGCGGGATACCTGAACGGCTATAGCGACCCCGAATTCATAGAAGGGCTGCAACATGTTTCGTTGCCTTTTTTGGGCAGTGGAAAATTCAGGGCTTTTCCGGTAGAAGGCGATTCGATGCCACCCCATAAGGACGGCTCTTTTATTATTGGGCGTTATATAGAGCAGTTGGGCCATGTTACCGATGGCAGGACCTATATACTGCTGACCAAAGACCAGGGTATTGTTTACAAAAGGCTGAATAAGAATGGCAAGAATACCCTTGTACTGCAATCCGACAATACCTTTTATGCGCCGTATACCGTAAAGGCCTCCGATGTCTTGGAAATATGGGAATATGCCTGTAGTATTGCCACCAAGGAATTTGAACCTGATGACAGCCCTGAGATGATACGGGATGTATTACAGGGTATGCGTAAAGAGATGGCAGCTTTACGAACGATCAATAAACAATAG
- the dinB gene encoding DNA polymerase IV codes for MERSIVHMDLDTFFVSCVRLQNSDLEGIPLIVGGGDRGVVASCSYEARRFGVRSAMPIKMALKLCPEAKIVKGDMELFSRYSTTVTQIIEEKAPVVEKASIDEHYLDITGMDKFHGAYKWTNELAAKVTRETGLPISFALSVNKTVSKIATGEGKPKGNLEIAASQVQHFLNPLSIRKIPMVGNATFTLLSRIGIRNIQTLAEMPGQVLQEMIGKNGLELWKKANGIDNTPVEPHRYRKSLSTEDTFHQDTTDLHFLRAVFCGMVEKLAYQLRQENWLTSTVTVKIRYSNFDTETRQVALDYTSADHTLTKAVLELFEKLYQRRMSLRLIGVRFSGLVRGTYQINMFEDTVELMSLYQAMDKIKNRFGANAVMRCNGAFLKPKAL; via the coding sequence ATGGAACGCTCGATTGTGCATATGGACCTGGATACCTTTTTCGTATCCTGCGTAAGGCTTCAAAACTCTGATTTGGAAGGGATTCCCCTTATTGTGGGCGGTGGTGACCGTGGTGTGGTGGCTTCCTGCTCCTATGAGGCACGCCGGTTTGGCGTGCGCTCGGCCATGCCGATTAAAATGGCGCTAAAGCTTTGCCCGGAAGCAAAAATCGTAAAGGGCGATATGGAATTATTTTCCCGTTATTCCACTACAGTTACTCAAATCATAGAAGAAAAGGCACCCGTCGTAGAAAAGGCATCCATTGACGAGCACTACCTGGATATTACCGGGATGGACAAGTTCCATGGTGCCTATAAATGGACGAATGAGCTGGCAGCAAAAGTCACCCGTGAGACCGGCCTGCCGATAAGCTTTGCCTTATCGGTGAACAAAACCGTTTCCAAGATCGCCACCGGTGAGGGCAAGCCAAAGGGCAACCTTGAAATCGCTGCCTCACAGGTGCAGCACTTCCTTAACCCGCTTTCCATCCGTAAGATCCCCATGGTCGGTAACGCGACTTTTACGTTGTTATCCCGTATTGGTATCCGTAACATACAAACCCTTGCCGAAATGCCGGGACAGGTGTTGCAGGAGATGATCGGCAAGAACGGCCTTGAACTATGGAAAAAAGCCAACGGCATTGACAACACACCGGTGGAACCGCACCGTTACCGCAAATCTTTGTCTACAGAAGACACGTTCCATCAGGACACTACCGATCTGCATTTTTTACGGGCAGTATTCTGTGGTATGGTCGAAAAACTCGCCTACCAGCTCCGGCAGGAGAACTGGCTAACATCGACGGTTACGGTCAAGATCCGGTATTCCAATTTTGATACAGAAACCCGTCAGGTCGCCCTTGATTATACCTCCGCCGACCATACCCTGACCAAGGCGGTGCTGGAGCTTTTTGAAAAGCTGTACCAGCGCCGTATGAGCCTGCGCCTTATCGGCGTGCGCTTTAGCGGGCTGGTGCGCGGTACCTACCAGATCAATATGTTTGAAGACACCGTAGAACTCATGTCGCTTTACCAGGCAATGGACAAGATCAAGAACCGTTTCGGAGCCAATGCCGTGATGCGCTGCAACGGCGCGTTCCTGAAACCTAAAGCCCTTTAA
- a CDS encoding DNA polymerase III subunit alpha yields MYLNCHSFHSLRYGTIPVADLIPLAAACGVTAMALTDINTVTGIYEFYRLCNEAGIKAIVGMELRHDNRLHYIALAKNRSGLGEINRLRTQHNLAGTALPLVAPGFENVLVIYPIDNIPEVLQDFEYIGIRPENLSMLIRPEWQSKLDKMVVLHPVTFRDKPEYNLHRILRAIDLNTLGSKLTPSDYCSPGECMVPESELLETYSQYPSIIENTNILMADCHFEYEFKVPRNKKHYTANRDTDLQLLTRLAQQGLIKRYGKGNIDAEQRIEKELKVIHELEFSGYFLITWDIIRYSNSMGFLHIGRGSGANSIIAYCLGITDICPLELDLYFERFLNLNRKSPPDFDIDWSWKERDTILEYIFTRYGREHVAFCGTNVEFKYKSIFREVGKVFGRPKEELDKLSGTSMDQHDKNEIVRQIHKYGMMMEKYPNQRSMHSCGIIISEDPITDFTALEMPPKGFPIVQFDMHVAEEIGFEKFDILSQRGIGHIDDAAKLVKKNRGIDVNIRDTSISKDEASCNEYLGRGNTIGCFYIESPAMRGLLRRLKCNNYKVLVAASSIIRPGVAQSGMMKEYIFRHNYPDKFEYFHPVFEEQLGETYGIMVYQEDVIKIALHYGGLPAADGDILRRAMSGKGRSKEALQRVKDHFFECCARQGHPEQLSQEIYRQIESFAGYSFCKAHSASYAVESYQSLYLKVHYPIEFMVAVINNQGGFYRTEVYVHEARMSGARIHNPCVNKSEFETTLYGKNVYLGFMHLQGLQREVAQNIVTEREQHGEYASLEEFIYRIPIGIEGVQLLIYIGAFRFTGKTKNELLVTARRIMLRFTPKSIGPMLFPYAVQQYELPMLLRSPYEDAFDEIELLGFPVSVTPFNLLRTSYRGDVKACDLVQYHKKQVKMLAYLVSRKHVPTKMGAMYFGTWIDANGEFFDTAHFTGSLKEYPFKGGGCYLLLGTVEVDYHFPTITISKMEKMPFISDPRYRESDAESSQTQEKLREDVSMTHREPYPQEQEINLPRHKMVQSK; encoded by the coding sequence ATGTACCTCAATTGCCATTCCTTTCACTCCTTGCGCTACGGCACCATTCCGGTGGCAGACCTTATACCGCTTGCGGCCGCCTGTGGGGTGACGGCTATGGCACTTACCGATATCAATACGGTAACGGGCATTTATGAATTTTACAGGCTTTGTAACGAAGCAGGGATCAAGGCAATCGTGGGGATGGAACTACGCCACGACAACAGGCTGCATTATATCGCACTGGCAAAAAACCGTTCAGGCCTTGGAGAGATCAACCGCCTGCGCACCCAGCATAACCTTGCGGGGACGGCGTTGCCACTTGTCGCCCCGGGTTTTGAAAATGTCCTTGTAATTTATCCCATTGATAACATTCCTGAAGTGCTTCAGGATTTTGAATACATTGGCATCCGCCCTGAAAACCTCTCCATGCTCATACGCCCGGAATGGCAGTCAAAGCTGGATAAAATGGTAGTACTGCATCCTGTCACTTTTCGCGACAAGCCGGAATACAACTTGCACCGTATCCTGCGGGCGATTGACCTAAATACTCTTGGGAGCAAGCTGACCCCTTCGGATTATTGTTCCCCGGGCGAATGTATGGTACCTGAAAGCGAGCTGCTTGAAACGTACAGCCAGTATCCTTCCATTATTGAAAACACCAATATCCTGATGGCAGATTGTCATTTTGAATACGAATTCAAAGTGCCACGCAATAAAAAGCATTATACCGCAAACCGGGATACTGACTTACAGCTCCTAACCCGCCTGGCACAGCAGGGCCTGATCAAAAGGTATGGTAAAGGGAATATTGATGCGGAACAGCGTATCGAAAAAGAACTTAAAGTAATCCACGAGCTCGAATTTAGCGGGTACTTCCTGATCACCTGGGACATTATCCGCTATAGTAATTCCATGGGTTTCCTTCATATCGGGCGCGGCAGCGGGGCCAACAGCATTATTGCCTATTGCCTCGGCATTACCGATATCTGCCCGTTGGAACTTGACCTGTATTTTGAGCGTTTCCTGAACCTGAACCGTAAAAGCCCACCCGATTTTGATATTGACTGGTCCTGGAAAGAGCGCGATACCATACTCGAATACATCTTTACCCGCTATGGACGTGAACACGTGGCTTTTTGCGGCACCAACGTGGAATTCAAATACAAGTCCATATTCCGTGAGGTGGGTAAGGTCTTTGGCCGTCCAAAGGAAGAACTTGACAAGCTCTCGGGGACTTCAATGGACCAGCACGATAAAAACGAGATCGTTAGGCAGATACACAAATACGGGATGATGATGGAGAAATATCCAAACCAGCGTTCCATGCACTCCTGTGGGATCATCATTTCGGAAGACCCCATTACCGATTTTACGGCACTGGAAATGCCCCCGAAAGGTTTTCCCATTGTACAATTTGATATGCATGTTGCTGAAGAAATAGGCTTTGAGAAATTCGATATCCTTTCCCAAAGGGGAATCGGCCATATCGATGATGCCGCCAAGCTGGTTAAAAAAAACCGTGGCATCGATGTCAATATCCGGGACACTTCCATTTCAAAGGATGAGGCCAGCTGCAATGAGTACTTAGGGCGTGGCAACACCATTGGCTGTTTTTATATTGAAAGCCCTGCCATGCGGGGGCTGTTGCGTCGCCTGAAATGCAACAATTACAAAGTATTGGTAGCTGCCTCTTCAATCATCCGCCCCGGAGTGGCCCAATCAGGAATGATGAAGGAATACATTTTCCGTCATAACTATCCCGATAAGTTTGAATATTTCCACCCGGTATTTGAAGAACAGCTGGGCGAAACGTATGGTATTATGGTGTACCAGGAAGACGTGATCAAGATTGCCCTGCATTATGGGGGGCTTCCTGCGGCCGACGGGGATATATTGCGGCGTGCCATGAGCGGAAAGGGGCGATCCAAAGAAGCGCTTCAAAGGGTGAAAGACCATTTCTTCGAATGCTGTGCCCGGCAGGGACATCCAGAACAGTTGAGCCAGGAAATTTACCGCCAGATCGAATCCTTTGCCGGATATTCTTTTTGCAAGGCGCACTCGGCATCATATGCCGTGGAAAGCTACCAAAGCCTGTACCTAAAAGTGCATTACCCTATTGAATTTATGGTAGCCGTGATCAACAACCAGGGAGGTTTTTACCGTACTGAAGTGTATGTACATGAGGCACGTATGTCGGGAGCCCGGATACACAATCCCTGCGTGAACAAAAGTGAGTTTGAAACGACATTGTATGGCAAAAATGTGTACCTCGGCTTCATGCATTTACAGGGCCTGCAAAGGGAAGTGGCACAAAACATTGTTACGGAGCGTGAGCAGCACGGTGAGTATGCGTCATTGGAGGAGTTTATCTACCGGATACCCATCGGTATTGAAGGGGTGCAACTGCTGATCTACATTGGTGCATTCCGTTTTACAGGAAAGACAAAGAATGAATTGCTGGTGACTGCCCGCAGGATAATGTTGCGGTTCACCCCCAAAAGTATTGGGCCAATGCTGTTCCCTTATGCCGTCCAGCAGTATGAACTCCCGATGCTCTTGCGCTCGCCCTATGAGGATGCCTTCGATGAGATTGAACTGCTGGGCTTTCCGGTATCGGTGACACCCTTTAACCTGCTTAGGACTTCCTACCGTGGAGACGTTAAGGCATGCGATCTTGTACAGTACCATAAAAAGCAGGTGAAGATGTTGGCCTACCTGGTATCGCGAAAGCATGTACCCACAAAAATGGGTGCCATGTATTTTGGTACCTGGATCGATGCCAATGGCGAGTTTTTTGATACGGCGCACTTTACCGGCAGCCTCAAAGAATATCCTTTTAAAGGCGGGGGTTGCTACCTGCTTTTAGGTACCGTAGAGGTGGATTATCATTTCCCGACCATCACGATATCCAAAATGGAAAAAATGCCATTCATTTCGGACCCGCGCTACAGGGAAAGCGATGCCGAGAGTTCCCAAACCCAGGAAAAGCTGCGCGAAGACGTCTCGATGACCCATCGTGAACCGTATCCACAGGAACAGGAGATCAACCTGCCAAGGCATAAAATGGTCCAATCAAAATAG
- a CDS encoding exonuclease domain-containing protein — protein MKKTEYAIVDIETTGGNASGSRITEIAIIIHDGTNVLDRFETLVNPQKEIPLPIFALTGINNEMVRDAPLFEEVAEKVMELLEGRIFVAHNVNFDHSFVRHELGRAGLKWTAKQKLCTVRAARKIRPGLPSYSLGNLCRSLDILLENRHRAGGDADATAILLSLLLQWDSDDVIIKMVRKNAQDQRLPPNLPPEDFEQLPEKPGVYYFYSQQRQVVYVGKAKNVKKRVAQHFSGHKITPQRQNFLKDIYSISFEVCATEFMALLLECCEIKKLWPVHNRALKRFDPKFGLYEYEARNGYRYLAIGKLAKHQSYIEMFHSQYDGVNLLLKLTQQFGIDHRFCHYGTIEGEASAIRDLNDLPEVSAHNSSIDHALDFIAESRPSFGIIDKGRTADERSCIWIEKGHFYGMGYIASDISITEASEIKGYVTPHKSNNYIMQLITTFAAKYPGKVVRQATLMELHQ, from the coding sequence ATGAAGAAAACGGAATATGCTATAGTGGATATTGAGACCACAGGCGGTAATGCCAGTGGCAGCCGCATTACCGAAATCGCTATTATAATTCATGACGGGACGAACGTACTGGACCGCTTCGAGACCCTCGTAAACCCACAAAAAGAAATACCGCTGCCCATATTTGCACTGACGGGGATCAATAATGAAATGGTACGTGATGCACCCCTCTTTGAAGAGGTTGCTGAAAAAGTCATGGAGTTGCTTGAAGGCCGCATTTTTGTGGCGCATAATGTGAACTTCGACCACTCTTTTGTCCGCCACGAACTGGGCAGGGCCGGCCTTAAATGGACAGCTAAGCAAAAATTATGCACGGTCCGTGCGGCAAGGAAAATACGGCCCGGATTGCCCTCCTATAGCCTTGGGAACCTGTGCCGCTCGCTCGATATCCTCTTAGAGAACAGGCACCGTGCCGGGGGTGATGCCGATGCTACCGCCATCCTGCTATCCCTTTTACTACAATGGGACAGTGACGATGTGATTATAAAAATGGTCAGGAAGAATGCTCAGGACCAGCGCCTGCCGCCCAACCTGCCACCGGAAGACTTTGAGCAGCTGCCCGAAAAGCCCGGTGTGTATTATTTTTACAGCCAGCAGCGGCAGGTGGTATATGTCGGCAAGGCAAAAAATGTAAAGAAACGCGTTGCGCAGCATTTCAGCGGCCATAAGATCACCCCGCAACGGCAAAATTTCCTAAAGGACATTTACTCCATTTCTTTCGAAGTTTGTGCTACCGAATTCATGGCGCTGCTTCTGGAATGTTGCGAGATCAAGAAGCTTTGGCCGGTACACAACAGGGCGTTAAAGAGGTTTGACCCAAAATTTGGATTATATGAATACGAGGCGCGTAATGGCTACCGGTATTTAGCGATTGGAAAATTGGCGAAGCACCAATCCTATATTGAAATGTTCCATTCCCAATATGATGGTGTGAACCTGCTGCTCAAACTTACGCAGCAGTTTGGAATTGACCACAGGTTTTGCCATTATGGAACTATCGAAGGGGAAGCATCGGCAATACGGGACCTGAATGATTTGCCTGAGGTATCAGCACACAATAGTTCCATTGACCATGCCCTTGATTTTATTGCCGAAAGCAGGCCCAGTTTCGGTATTATTGATAAAGGGCGTACTGCCGACGAACGCAGTTGTATTTGGATAGAAAAAGGCCACTTCTATGGGATGGGTTACATAGCTTCCGATATTAGCATTACGGAGGCATCCGAAATAAAAGGCTATGTGACACCCCATAAAAGCAACAATTATATCATGCAGCTGATCACAACATTTGCGGCAAAATACCCCGGCAAGGTTGTCCGGCAGGCTACTTTAATGGAACTCCACCAATAA
- a CDS encoding alpha-ketoglutarate-dependent dioxygenase AlkB family protein: protein MMTLFDDKELFTVGTSSKKYIDLPDLELMHYDGFIAKDAADAYYNSLLHNTPWREYQMPMYDRIVTAPRMVAWYGAQEEAGENALPWTPELSELRLRVEKETGLQFNAVLLNLYRNGNDSVAWHSDKEHRIGSNPNIASVTFGQTRPFKFRHKTNKKAGQVEIPLHHGTLLLMSGTTNTFWEHHIPKSAKEMAPRINLTFRQVKKW, encoded by the coding sequence ATGATGACACTTTTTGACGACAAAGAACTGTTTACGGTCGGCACTTCATCTAAAAAATATATTGACCTGCCGGATCTGGAATTAATGCATTATGATGGTTTCATTGCAAAAGACGCCGCTGATGCATATTATAATTCACTATTGCACAATACACCATGGCGTGAATACCAAATGCCGATGTATGATAGAATAGTCACGGCACCACGTATGGTTGCCTGGTACGGCGCGCAGGAAGAAGCCGGCGAAAATGCGCTGCCCTGGACACCGGAGCTTTCAGAACTGCGGTTACGGGTTGAGAAAGAAACGGGATTGCAATTTAATGCCGTTCTTTTAAACCTGTACCGTAATGGCAACGACAGTGTGGCGTGGCATTCCGATAAGGAACACCGGATTGGCAGCAATCCCAATATCGCATCGGTAACCTTCGGGCAGACAAGGCCCTTTAAGTTCCGGCACAAGACAAATAAAAAAGCCGGGCAGGTTGAGATACCGCTGCACCATGGTACTTTATTGCTAATGTCAGGCACTACCAACACTTTCTGGGAGCACCATATACCTAAGTCGGCCAAAGAAATGGCGCCAAGGATCAACCTCACTTTTAGGCAGGTAAAGAAATGGTAA
- a CDS encoding DUF1810 domain-containing protein gives MEDNYKLIRFLEAQNQVYLKALSEIKGGHKHSHWMWYIFPQLLGLGSSENARYFGITGLPEATAYLQHPTLGKHLIEVTKALLAIKGKSASDIFGYPDDLKLHSSMTLFSLVENTDPVFNEVINIYFGGLLDSRTLELLENS, from the coding sequence ATGGAAGACAACTACAAATTAATACGTTTTTTAGAAGCCCAAAATCAGGTGTATCTGAAGGCTCTGTCCGAAATCAAAGGGGGGCATAAACACAGCCACTGGATGTGGTACATATTTCCGCAGCTTTTGGGTTTGGGTTCCAGCGAAAATGCACGTTACTTCGGTATCACGGGTTTGCCGGAAGCAACAGCGTATCTGCAACACCCCACATTAGGCAAACACCTTATCGAAGTTACTAAAGCACTACTAGCGATAAAAGGCAAATCAGCTTCTGATATTTTCGGGTATCCCGACGATTTAAAACTGCATTCTTCCATGACGCTGTTTAGCCTGGTAGAAAATACAGATCCCGTATTTAATGAAGTGATCAATATATATTTTGGAGGCCTACTGGACAGCCGCACATTGGAGCTGCTGGAAAATAGTTAG
- a CDS encoding DUF3606 domain-containing protein yields the protein MSDNTSNTGSPDRDRISTSEDYEVRYWSEKFGVSKQELIDAVKASGSNSPDKVEAYLKERK from the coding sequence ATGAGTGACAATACATCAAACACAGGAAGCCCGGACCGTGACCGCATCAGTACATCTGAAGACTACGAAGTGCGTTACTGGTCTGAAAAATTCGGGGTCAGCAAGCAGGAGCTTATTGACGCTGTTAAGGCGTCAGGAAGCAATAGCCCGGACAAAGTTGAAGCGTACCTAAAGGAAAGAAAGTAA
- a CDS encoding 3-oxoacyl-ACP synthase III family protein, with protein sequence MNMRIIGSGSCIPEIKVSNKDFENHNFLDVNGGTLHHSTDTIIGKFAAITGIEGRRYAPSHFVASDLAFTASENAIENAGIDWETLDYIIVAHNFGDVQHNTIQSDILPSLASRVKNKLGIKNPDCVAYDILFGCPGWIEGMIQANAYIRSGMARRCLVIGAETLSRVVDVHDRDSMIYSDGAGATIVEASEFVGMLSHKSRSYTYDEFNYLHFGSSYNLENDPDVRYIKMLGRKIYEFALSQVPAAMKSCIDQAGIDISQIKKILIHQANEKMDEAIVHRFYKLYNRLPPAGIMPMTIHELGNSSVATIPTVYDLIARGEKEGHEFREGDILLFASVGAGMNINAFAYKV encoded by the coding sequence ATGAATATGAGAATCATAGGTTCTGGCAGTTGTATTCCCGAAATCAAAGTCTCCAACAAGGATTTTGAGAACCATAATTTTCTGGATGTTAACGGCGGTACCTTACACCACAGCACAGACACTATTATCGGCAAATTTGCCGCTATAACGGGTATTGAAGGACGCCGTTATGCACCGTCTCATTTTGTAGCTTCCGACCTTGCATTTACAGCTTCCGAGAATGCCATTGAAAATGCCGGTATCGACTGGGAAACCCTGGATTATATCATCGTGGCACATAATTTTGGCGATGTGCAGCATAACACCATCCAGTCAGACATCCTTCCCAGCCTGGCCTCGCGGGTAAAAAATAAGCTAGGGATCAAAAATCCGGATTGTGTGGCGTACGATATATTGTTTGGATGCCCCGGCTGGATCGAAGGCATGATACAGGCCAACGCCTACATCCGTTCCGGCATGGCAAGACGATGCCTTGTCATTGGGGCGGAAACCCTTTCACGTGTTGTGGATGTACATGACAGGGACTCCATGATCTACTCGGATGGTGCCGGAGCCACTATTGTGGAAGCCTCCGAATTTGTAGGCATGCTTTCGCACAAAAGCCGCAGCTACACGTATGATGAATTTAATTATCTCCATTTCGGCAGTTCCTACAACCTAGAAAATGACCCAGATGTGCGCTATATCAAGATGCTGGGCCGTAAAATATATGAATTTGCCTTAAGCCAGGTACCGGCTGCAATGAAAAGCTGTATCGACCAGGCAGGCATCGACATCAGCCAAATAAAAAAAATCCTTATCCACCAGGCTAACGAAAAGATGGACGAGGCCATAGTCCACAGGTTTTACAAGCTGTACAACAGGCTCCCTCCGGCAGGCATTATGCCAATGACCATTCATGAACTGGGAAATAGCAGTGTTGCAACAATACCCACGGTATATGACCTGATCGCGAGGGGCGAAAAAGAAGGGCATGAATTTAGGGAAGGGGATATACTACTTTTCGCATCGGTAGGTGCCGGTATGAATATCAATGCCTTTGCGTACAAAGTTTAA
- a CDS encoding cation:proton antiporter: MSSHLFSGIAVLSCIILLLILLLRKLKQPYFIAYIASGILLGPQAFNVINKAEVISELGEIGIVLLLFTIGNEIDLNSLKRSISKPLVIGIVQVVLSFACMFAIGQYGGWTIPTIILTSFIISLRSSAIVFQYLSRTGEIKSQLGLITGGVLLIQDILVIPMILTLSFMSGTRISTLELGKVCIGGLLMLLFLRAAVTRKLFVMPMRKEIIADHDLQVFVGLSICFGMAGISNWFGLSPAFGAFIAGIIIGGDKSTHWLGKALVPFRVFLMAFFFVAVGLQLDIHFFIDNAITIVLIALSVLLINSLINTVLFKVTGNSWRDSLYGGALLAQIGEFSFVLMTQASALGLVGNYVYQVTLSVITLTMLLTSIWLTTIQKLIYRLPADKS; encoded by the coding sequence ATGTCATCGCACTTATTCTCCGGTATAGCTGTACTGTCCTGCATCATCCTTTTACTGATACTGCTTCTTCGTAAGTTGAAGCAACCCTATTTTATTGCTTATATCGCTTCGGGGATACTCTTAGGCCCACAGGCTTTTAATGTGATCAATAAAGCGGAGGTCATATCGGAATTGGGAGAAATAGGCATTGTGCTGTTACTATTCACCATAGGTAATGAAATCGATTTGAATAGCCTGAAACGCAGTATTTCCAAACCTTTGGTTATCGGCATAGTCCAGGTTGTATTGAGTTTTGCCTGTATGTTTGCCATAGGCCAGTATGGAGGGTGGACTATTCCAACCATTATCCTCACCTCTTTTATAATCAGCCTGCGCAGTTCAGCAATAGTATTCCAATACTTATCGCGCACCGGTGAGATTAAGAGCCAGTTAGGCCTTATTACCGGGGGTGTCCTGCTAATACAGGATATCCTGGTTATCCCCATGATCCTGACGCTGAGTTTCATGTCCGGAACCCGTATCTCTACGCTGGAACTGGGCAAGGTCTGCATTGGAGGCTTGCTCATGCTGCTCTTTTTGAGGGCGGCTGTCACCAGGAAACTTTTTGTAATGCCTATGCGGAAAGAGATTATTGCAGACCATGACCTTCAGGTCTTTGTGGGCCTGAGCATATGTTTCGGGATGGCAGGAATAAGTAACTGGTTTGGCCTGTCTCCGGCCTTTGGGGCATTTATTGCAGGGATTATAATAGGTGGGGACAAATCGACCCACTGGCTTGGAAAGGCACTCGTACCTTTCAGGGTTTTCCTTATGGCGTTTTTCTTTGTTGCAGTGGGCCTGCAACTCGATATTCATTTTTTCATTGATAACGCAATTACGATCGTACTTATAGCCCTGTCCGTGCTATTGATCAACAGCCTGATCAATACGGTGCTCTTTAAAGTTACGGGAAACAGCTGGAGGGACAGCTTATACGGCGGTGCACTCTTAGCACAGATCGGGGAGTTCAGTTTTGTCTTAATGACACAGGCATCTGCTTTAGGCCTGGTCGGGAATTACGTGTACCAGGTAACCTTGTCTGTGATTACCCTTACCATGCTGCTTACAAGTATCTGGCTCACTACGATCCAAAAGCTGATATACCGGTTACCCGCAGATAAGTCCTGA